A genome region from Myroides fluvii includes the following:
- a CDS encoding beta strand repeat-containing protein translates to MKKNVLSVALLMMSGFAFAQVGIGTANPNASALLDVEAKEGSYKGVLIPRIPLASATDNSTINGKNTPNSLLLFNTTDNSDLKPGYYYWFDNRWVRLIASTDDLLEDLAINEELAVNVTQQSLFLRDSKDNVVSVPLADINLVTTLTASGQGKYVYTSEDKTITTIDVLADVINNISVILNQDTVIEEIVQSITAHAKPLTGDSSIEVIGGQKSVLTATQLSVKNQGITPAKIQPGANKQLLVTDDNGAVKWVDATDDIIKEAVEHNETVTLLVDGGDGTFTYYNEKGVDANGDLIQGRGVKFDANTLRIQERTGSAGKGIFDFYDGATSLQNPLMTINTRAKAIVYENNSTSIQGDNIQDILDSIIQKIEQAQGSTASLKGNGILINNQAEVPHAVLKDMTLTIADDAVTEAKILDGSVNTYKLKNNAVTPIKIAPGGNKQLLITDDNGAVKWVDATDDIIKEIVEHNETVTLLVDGGDGTFTYYNEQGVDANGDVIIGQGVKFDANTLRIEKAADNTFKFYDKTSATTPIATIDVAESVIENITQILNDTTVQNDIYNTVAAQGKAATAADGSIQVDNGTQAVLNEMQISVANAGITPIKIAPGGNKQLLITDDNGAVKWVDASDAIIKEIVEHNEIVTVLVDGGDGTFTYYNEKGVDANGDVIIGQGVKFDANTLRIEKTADNTFKFYDKTSATTPIATIDVAESVIENITQILNDTTVQNDIYNTVAAQGKAATAADGSIQVDNGTQAVLNEMQISVANAGITPIKIAPGGNKQLLITDDNGAVKWVDASDAIIKEIVEHNEIVTVLVDGGDGTFTYYNEQGVDANGDVIIGQGVKFDANTLRIEKAADNTFKFYDKTSATTPIATIDVAESVIENITQILNDTTVQNDIYHTVAAQGKKIGSNDGSIAITGGNQAVLNAVTINIEEGGVTERKIKNKTITAAKMDATGVANGAVLTADGLGNTAYKAPQSVVAPAMQGDLVGEDGVINVTGGENVLFGDATKEVTIEINAGGIANDHLGHQSIKAEKFDATGETAGHVATVNADGTVTYQALTPAAITGKGDITTDNIVTVDNGTGKVLGNVHLGIKDQSVTAAKLDATGATAGAVATVNANGTVTYKVLDAAAITDKGDITTDGIIKVDNGTAKVLGNVDLSIEANSITASQIAGKTVTAGQIADNTLTNDQIALNTITIDKLSPGTEPAKRVLVIDDNREIKWGELDDLVTDAAGNLTTDGIVEIQTGDGINTLFNDVKLGIKDQSITKEKLFSIDVDGIVVRDMLLVTDGAGGFDYVEKEAVQAGGTDLNLGTSLDFIDGTNGLNAVLAPVSLDVKQGGISTAKLADGAVTLAKINAVGADENAVLTADGQGNVAYRKINETAFEGAEADLKTDGSLSIPEDNKALLSELTISIANSGVKTQHLSNQSVTVGKINAEAAVNGAVLTADGSGNTTFKPLNEVALIQGQTVSSSDQSIAVPAGNKATLQPLDVTVAAAGIKNGHIASKAVTEDKIGTNKAAGFVLTSNGNGGTEFKTLGQIIGNSGKPIVGSSAVDVQGGEHAALADVTIDILAGGITNDKLAVDAVATANIQNQAVTAAKMIGDEPRHILGTDASGTVTWLGANDPILTTIIQTNEAITLLRDNENGSFTYFNENEVDKNGNLKPNATGVTFDANTLTIVETLDNKYEFYDATSATVPLATIDVKGSVIEHISEILQESTVKEEIYNTVAAQGKALTPSDSSITLVGGTKSVLEAVQIAVTNEGITPAKIAPGVVGQLLVTNTEGKVEWVDASSDIIETIVNTQERITLLRDNGNGKFTYFNENDVDKEGNIIGQGVDFDANTMRIDSNEPGKYVFYNKASNDAVATIDIVGTVIEHFTEILNDTTVQNDIYTTVLAQGKTVTGDTAIEVTGGEQAALQTMNIALKNEGVTTAKIKNLAVTESKLYAGEGKENYVPVAQGDGTVRYQPMAAVLQGKALGVDGSLEVVGDASKAVLQPFSLQVKAGGIDHTHIQNKAISKAKISAEGEAEGTVLTADGSGNVGFKTMEDAITPLMNADLIGQEGILVEGGANVLFGADGTQAILKINDGGVKGKHIAAGTVKNANIADTTIEATKLTAGTGLANRIATANAAGEVVYQTLSTEILTGKGNISTDDSITVSDNGEGKVLSDVTIGLANNSIQAIKLHGGGAPANAVAMVAANGTTVNYEPITPAKIANKGKITTDGVVTVTDNGVDKVLADVKIGIKDQGITSTQLADGAVTNTQLGANAVTTDKISAAGIASASVLVTRGDGEVIWGELGDIVTDTAGNLTTDEIIQITNGNGINSLLKDVTLGIANTSVTSNKLSSKVGGVNKSRDFILITDGQGGFDYAFKDAVQAGGADLVLGTALTFTNDTDGLNAVLAPTNIDVAEGGIGTTKLAAGAVTTAKISAGTADENTVLTANSDGTVAFKALSNTAFEGQGEDLTSDESLVVSAGNKALLAETSIVIAAEGVANKHIKDKAVTPAKISAIAGANNAPTGTVLTADGNGNAVFQSFEVLATTQGKALLAGPSITVSPAANKAALQDISINVATSGIKKEHIAARNVTLDKMGTEDAEYGLILGTDGQGGVELVNMIDMIGESGKRLTGGVGITVTGTGAAHALLAEATVSIMDEGVSESKLGPNAVTQLKIADRNVTAEKLSSKTTTGFIRSGHVLTSDGRGGVAFLEQGAAELTGKIHGDTTPISVVQGVNSVPHDVQLGIKTESLETKYLADGAVITSKIGEEAVTATKIKRAQLQDGHFTTGAVMSRAIADGAVSNAKLANDAVTEVKIKTNAVTYDKIKPESIYGNVVKDKGITASKIDGTGATTGHVLTVQSNGTVEFKAPTGADVTRGNLNGSTTIEVTNGTQAVLKTVDLKVKDGSIGYSHMANNAVGFGQLRSNSVYDAAIKDQGVHADKISSKGDGSSNTPDGYVLTSDGSGGASFQKPAGGSVAMPKFFYAPSFYIRVKPGERNVQVNVYNFYKDQYGTPKAVNPGAQQASLPVLAKTALDYYVIYYDEYIFSEVEISNDGMLKYTVNRNVDVATDSYMNIMFGVRE, encoded by the coding sequence ATGAAAAAAAATGTACTTTCAGTTGCGTTATTAATGATGTCGGGTTTTGCATTTGCACAGGTGGGGATTGGAACTGCAAATCCGAATGCATCTGCTTTATTAGATGTAGAAGCTAAAGAAGGAAGCTATAAAGGAGTTCTAATCCCTAGGATTCCATTAGCCTCTGCAACAGATAACTCTACTATTAACGGTAAAAATACCCCTAATAGTTTATTGTTGTTTAATACAACAGACAATAGCGATCTAAAACCAGGCTATTACTACTGGTTTGATAATCGTTGGGTGAGATTAATTGCTTCAACCGATGATTTATTAGAAGATTTAGCAATTAATGAAGAATTAGCTGTAAATGTGACTCAGCAAAGTCTATTCTTGCGCGATTCAAAGGATAATGTCGTGTCAGTGCCTTTAGCGGATATTAACCTAGTTACAACATTAACCGCGAGCGGACAAGGAAAATACGTTTATACATCAGAAGATAAAACAATAACAACGATTGATGTTCTAGCTGATGTCATTAATAATATTTCAGTGATTCTCAATCAAGACACTGTTATTGAGGAAATTGTTCAATCGATTACAGCTCATGCGAAACCACTAACAGGAGATAGCAGTATTGAGGTGATTGGTGGGCAAAAATCCGTTTTAACAGCAACGCAATTGAGTGTTAAAAATCAAGGAATTACCCCTGCCAAAATTCAGCCAGGAGCCAATAAACAACTCTTAGTCACAGACGATAATGGCGCAGTTAAATGGGTAGATGCAACCGATGATATCATCAAAGAAGCCGTAGAACACAATGAAACGGTTACGCTATTAGTAGATGGGGGGGATGGAACCTTTACCTATTACAATGAAAAAGGCGTAGATGCCAATGGAGATCTAATTCAAGGTAGGGGAGTGAAATTCGATGCCAATACGTTGCGTATTCAAGAAAGAACAGGAAGCGCAGGAAAAGGAATTTTTGATTTTTACGATGGAGCAACTTCTCTTCAAAATCCATTAATGACCATCAATACGCGTGCGAAGGCTATTGTATATGAGAATAATTCAACGAGTATTCAAGGGGATAATATACAAGATATCTTAGACAGTATTATTCAAAAAATAGAACAAGCACAAGGGAGTACAGCTTCTTTAAAAGGAAATGGAATCCTTATAAATAATCAAGCGGAAGTGCCTCATGCTGTTTTGAAGGATATGACCTTGACGATTGCAGATGATGCGGTTACAGAAGCGAAGATATTAGACGGATCGGTTAATACCTATAAATTAAAAAATAATGCAGTAACACCAATAAAAATTGCACCAGGCGGAAACAAACAACTCTTAATTACAGACGATAATGGCGCAGTTAAATGGGTAGATGCAACCGATGATATCATCAAAGAAATCGTTGAACACAATGAAACGGTTACGCTATTAGTAGATGGTGGAGATGGAACCTTTACCTATTACAATGAACAGGGCGTTGATGCCAATGGAGATGTAATTATAGGACAAGGGGTAAAGTTTGATGCCAATACGTTGCGTATTGAAAAAGCAGCCGATAACACCTTTAAATTTTACGATAAAACAAGTGCTACAACACCTATTGCCACGATTGATGTTGCCGAAAGTGTTATTGAAAATATCACGCAAATCTTAAATGATACTACGGTACAGAACGATATCTATAACACCGTAGCAGCCCAAGGAAAAGCGGCAACAGCTGCGGATGGTTCGATTCAAGTGGACAATGGAACGCAAGCGGTATTAAACGAAATGCAAATTTCCGTGGCCAATGCGGGAATTACACCAATAAAAATTGCACCAGGCGGAAACAAACAACTCTTAATTACAGACGATAATGGCGCAGTTAAATGGGTAGATGCTTCTGATGCCATCATCAAAGAAATCGTTGAACACAACGAAATAGTTACGGTACTGGTAGACGGCGGAGATGGAACCTTTACCTATTACAATGAAAAGGGCGTTGATGCCAATGGAGATGTAATTATAGGGCAAGGGGTAAAGTTTGATGCCAATACGTTGCGTATTGAAAAAACAGCCGATAATACCTTTAAATTTTACGATAAAACAAGTGCTACAACACCTATTGCTACGATTGATGTTGCCGAAAGTGTTATTGAAAATATCACGCAAATCTTAAATGATACCACGGTACAGAACGATATCTATAACACCGTAGCAGCCCAAGGAAAAGCGGCAACAGCTGCGGATGGTTCGATTCAAGTGGACAATGGAACGCAAGCGGTATTAAACGAAATGCAAATTTCCGTGGCCAATGCGGGAATTACCCCAATAAAAATTGCACCAGGCGGAAACAAACAACTCTTAATTACAGACGATAATGGCGCAGTTAAATGGGTAGATGCTTCTGATGCCATCATCAAAGAAATCGTTGAACACAACGAAATAGTTACGGTGCTGGTAGACGGCGGAGATGGAACCTTTACCTATTACAATGAACAGGGCGTTGATGCCAATGGAGATGTAATTATAGGGCAAGGGGTAAAATTTGATGCCAATACGTTGCGTATTGAAAAAGCAGCCGATAATACCTTTAAATTTTACGATAAAACAAGTGCTACAACACCTATTGCCACGATTGATGTTGCCGAAAGTGTTATTGAAAATATCACGCAAATCTTAAATGATACCACGGTACAGAACGATATCTATCACACTGTTGCAGCTCAAGGAAAGAAAATAGGAAGTAATGATGGGTCTATTGCTATAACAGGTGGTAATCAAGCGGTATTGAATGCCGTGACGATTAATATTGAAGAAGGAGGGGTAACAGAAAGGAAGATTAAAAACAAAACTATTACAGCGGCTAAAATGGATGCGACAGGAGTTGCTAATGGAGCTGTATTAACGGCTGACGGATTGGGGAATACCGCTTATAAAGCACCTCAATCAGTGGTAGCGCCAGCGATGCAAGGTGATCTAGTAGGAGAAGATGGAGTAATCAACGTAACTGGAGGGGAAAATGTTTTATTTGGTGATGCAACGAAAGAAGTAACCATCGAAATTAATGCGGGAGGAATTGCCAATGACCACTTGGGACATCAATCAATTAAAGCTGAAAAGTTTGATGCGACTGGTGAAACTGCAGGACATGTGGCAACCGTAAATGCGGATGGAACAGTAACTTATCAAGCCTTAACACCTGCTGCAATTACAGGCAAAGGTGATATTACTACAGATAATATCGTAACGGTAGATAATGGTACAGGAAAAGTATTGGGTAATGTACATTTAGGAATTAAAGACCAATCCGTTACTGCTGCGAAACTAGATGCAACAGGTGCAACAGCAGGTGCAGTTGCCACAGTGAATGCTAATGGAACGGTTACTTATAAAGTGCTAGATGCAGCTGCAATTACGGACAAAGGAGATATTACAACGGATGGTATAATCAAAGTCGATAATGGTACTGCTAAAGTATTGGGGAATGTAGACCTAAGTATTGAAGCCAATTCCATTACAGCCAGCCAAATTGCGGGTAAGACCGTTACAGCGGGGCAAATTGCAGATAACACCCTTACAAATGATCAGATTGCGCTAAATACCATAACGATTGATAAATTATCTCCAGGGACTGAACCAGCGAAGCGAGTTTTAGTGATTGATGATAATCGCGAGATCAAATGGGGGGAACTCGATGATTTAGTGACGGATGCTGCAGGTAATTTAACGACAGATGGCATTGTTGAAATTCAAACAGGTGATGGAATAAATACTTTGTTTAACGATGTGAAACTGGGAATTAAAGACCAAAGTATAACCAAAGAAAAGTTATTCTCTATTGATGTAGACGGAATTGTCGTACGCGATATGTTGTTGGTTACAGATGGTGCTGGTGGATTTGACTATGTAGAAAAAGAAGCCGTTCAGGCGGGAGGTACTGACTTAAATTTAGGAACTTCCTTAGATTTTATCGATGGAACAAACGGGCTTAATGCCGTTTTAGCTCCCGTATCTTTGGATGTGAAACAAGGAGGGATCTCTACAGCTAAATTAGCCGATGGTGCAGTAACTCTAGCTAAAATCAATGCCGTTGGTGCAGATGAAAATGCAGTATTAACTGCAGATGGACAAGGGAATGTAGCCTATAGAAAAATAAACGAAACTGCTTTTGAAGGGGCGGAAGCCGATTTAAAAACAGATGGATCTCTATCAATTCCGGAAGATAATAAAGCGTTATTGAGTGAACTTACGATTAGCATTGCCAATAGTGGAGTGAAAACGCAACATTTATCCAATCAATCGGTTACTGTTGGTAAAATTAATGCGGAAGCAGCAGTTAATGGAGCTGTATTAACAGCTGATGGATCGGGTAATACAACCTTTAAACCGTTAAATGAAGTCGCTCTTATACAAGGACAAACGGTATCTTCATCCGACCAGTCTATTGCTGTGCCAGCAGGAAATAAAGCAACCCTACAACCGTTGGATGTAACGGTTGCAGCAGCTGGAATTAAAAATGGACATATCGCTTCGAAAGCTGTAACAGAAGATAAGATTGGTACGAACAAAGCCGCAGGTTTTGTATTAACGTCAAATGGCAATGGAGGAACGGAGTTTAAAACCTTAGGCCAAATTATCGGAAATTCGGGTAAACCAATCGTTGGATCTTCGGCTGTTGACGTACAAGGAGGGGAACACGCAGCTCTTGCAGATGTAACAATCGATATTTTAGCAGGCGGAATTACCAACGATAAATTGGCTGTTGATGCAGTTGCTACAGCTAATATTCAAAATCAAGCCGTTACTGCGGCTAAAATGATTGGTGATGAACCAAGACATATTTTGGGTACGGATGCTAGTGGAACTGTAACCTGGTTAGGTGCTAATGATCCTATTTTGACTACGATTATTCAAACCAATGAAGCAATAACTTTATTACGTGATAATGAAAATGGTTCTTTTACTTATTTCAATGAAAATGAAGTAGATAAAAACGGGAATCTCAAGCCGAATGCTACGGGGGTAACTTTTGATGCCAATACATTAACCATTGTAGAAACACTGGATAATAAATATGAATTTTACGATGCGACTAGTGCAACGGTCCCTTTAGCTACCATTGATGTAAAAGGTTCAGTTATTGAACATATTAGTGAAATACTACAGGAATCTACGGTAAAAGAGGAAATTTACAATACCGTAGCCGCACAAGGAAAAGCGTTAACCCCTTCCGATAGTTCAATCACTCTAGTAGGTGGTACGAAATCTGTTTTAGAAGCGGTTCAAATTGCCGTTACAAATGAGGGAATTACCCCGGCTAAAATTGCGCCAGGTGTGGTTGGGCAATTGTTGGTAACCAATACCGAAGGTAAAGTAGAATGGGTAGATGCAAGCAGTGATATTATTGAAACCATTGTCAATACGCAAGAGCGAATTACACTATTGCGTGATAACGGCAATGGTAAATTCACCTATTTTAATGAAAATGATGTAGATAAAGAGGGAAATATCATTGGGCAAGGCGTAGATTTTGATGCCAACACCATGCGTATTGATTCCAATGAACCTGGAAAATATGTCTTTTACAACAAAGCATCCAATGATGCAGTGGCAACGATTGATATCGTGGGAACGGTAATTGAACATTTTACCGAAATTTTAAATGACACGACGGTACAAAATGATATTTATACCACCGTCTTAGCACAAGGTAAAACGGTAACGGGTGATACTGCTATCGAAGTAACCGGGGGGGAACAAGCTGCTTTACAGACAATGAATATTGCATTGAAAAATGAAGGAGTCACTACAGCGAAAATTAAAAACTTAGCCGTTACCGAAAGCAAACTGTATGCGGGAGAAGGGAAAGAAAACTATGTTCCCGTAGCGCAAGGAGATGGTACAGTTAGGTATCAACCGATGGCTGCCGTGCTACAAGGTAAAGCTTTGGGGGTAGATGGTTCGTTAGAAGTTGTGGGCGACGCGTCTAAAGCCGTATTACAGCCTTTCTCTTTACAAGTAAAAGCAGGTGGAATTGACCATACACATATCCAAAACAAAGCCATATCCAAAGCTAAAATTAGCGCAGAGGGTGAAGCAGAGGGAACTGTATTAACAGCCGATGGTTCAGGTAATGTCGGATTCAAAACAATGGAAGATGCCATTACACCACTGATGAATGCTGATTTAATCGGACAAGAAGGTATCCTTGTTGAAGGAGGAGCGAATGTTCTTTTTGGTGCGGATGGTACGCAAGCCATTTTGAAAATTAACGATGGAGGCGTAAAAGGCAAACACATTGCAGCAGGTACTGTTAAAAATGCAAATATTGCTGATACTACCATTGAAGCCACAAAACTTACTGCAGGAACAGGTTTGGCTAATCGCATAGCCACGGCTAATGCTGCAGGAGAAGTAGTTTATCAAACACTTTCTACTGAAATCCTTACAGGAAAAGGAAATATTAGCACAGATGATAGTATTACCGTATCCGATAATGGGGAAGGTAAAGTATTGTCCGATGTTACAATAGGACTTGCAAATAACTCCATTCAAGCAATTAAATTACACGGGGGTGGAGCCCCTGCCAATGCGGTGGCTATGGTAGCTGCCAATGGTACAACGGTAAATTATGAGCCCATTACTCCCGCTAAAATTGCCAACAAAGGGAAGATTACAACGGATGGCGTTGTGACGGTAACAGATAATGGTGTAGATAAAGTATTGGCGGATGTGAAAATTGGGATTAAAGACCAAGGAATTACATCCACTCAATTAGCTGATGGTGCTGTAACCAATACCCAATTAGGGGCTAATGCGGTTACGACAGATAAAATTTCGGCAGCGGGGATTGCATCAGCCAGTGTATTAGTTACAAGAGGAGATGGCGAAGTAATTTGGGGTGAACTGGGCGATATCGTGACAGATACCGCTGGTAATTTAACCACAGACGAAATTATCCAAATCACTAATGGAAACGGAATTAATAGCTTACTAAAAGATGTTACACTCGGTATTGCCAATACAAGTGTTACCAGTAATAAATTGAGTTCTAAAGTTGGTGGGGTCAATAAATCCAGAGATTTCATCTTGATAACGGATGGACAAGGTGGATTTGATTATGCCTTTAAAGATGCCGTACAAGCAGGTGGAGCAGATCTAGTACTAGGTACTGCCTTAACTTTTACGAATGATACAGATGGATTAAATGCAGTGTTAGCTCCAACGAATATCGATGTAGCGGAAGGTGGAATTGGAACAACTAAATTGGCTGCAGGGGCTGTAACAACAGCGAAAATTAGCGCTGGAACGGCAGATGAAAATACCGTGTTAACCGCTAATAGTGATGGAACCGTAGCTTTTAAAGCACTGAGCAATACCGCTTTTGAAGGACAAGGGGAAGATTTAACTTCTGATGAATCCCTTGTGGTTTCAGCAGGCAACAAAGCCTTGTTAGCAGAAACCTCAATTGTTATTGCAGCAGAAGGAGTAGCGAATAAACACATTAAAGATAAAGCCGTTACACCAGCGAAAATTAGTGCTATAGCTGGTGCAAATAACGCACCTACTGGAACGGTACTAACTGCCGATGGCAATGGAAATGCCGTATTCCAATCTTTTGAAGTACTCGCAACGACACAAGGGAAAGCCTTGCTTGCAGGTCCTTCGATTACCGTTTCACCAGCAGCAAATAAAGCAGCTTTACAGGATATAAGCATCAATGTAGCTACAAGTGGAATTAAAAAAGAACATATTGCTGCTCGTAATGTAACCCTAGATAAAATGGGGACAGAAGATGCTGAATATGGACTAATATTGGGTACAGATGGACAAGGTGGTGTTGAATTGGTCAATATGATTGATATGATTGGTGAATCTGGAAAACGCTTAACAGGTGGAGTAGGAATCACGGTGACTGGTACTGGAGCTGCTCACGCTTTATTAGCAGAAGCCACTGTAAGCATCATGGATGAAGGTGTATCGGAATCAAAATTAGGTCCGAATGCTGTAACCCAATTGAAAATTGCAGATAGAAACGTAACGGCTGAAAAGTTAAGTTCTAAAACAACGACTGGTTTCATAAGAAGCGGTCATGTACTAACATCCGATGGCCGTGGAGGGGTAGCCTTTTTAGAACAAGGTGCAGCGGAACTGACAGGTAAAATTCACGGGGATACGACGCCAATTAGCGTGGTTCAAGGAGTGAATAGTGTACCTCATGATGTACAATTGGGAATTAAAACGGAATCCCTTGAGACAAAATATTTAGCAGATGGTGCTGTGATTACAAGCAAAATTGGCGAGGAAGCGGTAACGGCAACTAAAATTAAAAGAGCTCAACTTCAAGATGGACACTTTACTACTGGAGCTGTAATGTCAAGAGCGATTGCTGATGGTGCTGTTAGCAATGCTAAATTAGCCAATGATGCGGTAACAGAAGTAAAAATTAAGACCAATGCGGTAACCTATGACAAAATTAAGCCAGAATCTATTTATGGCAATGTTGTAAAAGACAAGGGAATTACTGCTTCTAAAATTGATGGAACAGGGGCAACTACAGGCCATGTTTTAACGGTTCAATCCAATGGAACAGTTGAGTTTAAGGCTCCAACTGGCGCAGATGTGACCAGAGGGAATTTAAATGGCAGTACAACCATAGAAGTAACCAACGGAACACAAGCTGTACTAAAGACTGTTGATCTAAAAGTAAAAGATGGATCTATTGGGTATTCACATATGGCTAATAATGCTGTGGGATTTGGCCAATTGAGAAGCAATTCAGTGTATGATGCCGCAATCAAAGACCAAGGGGTACACGCCGATAAAATTAGTTCAAAAGGCGATGGAAGTAGCAATACACCTGATGGATACGTTTTGACCTCAGATGGAAGTGGAGGGGCTTCTTTCCAAAAACCAGCAGGTGGTTCTGTGGCAATGCCGAAGTTCTTCTATGCTCCTTCTTTTTACATCCGAGTGAAACCAGGAGAGCGAAATGTACAAGTAAACGTATACAATTTTTATAAAGACCAATACGGAACACCAAAAGCGGTAAATCCAGGAGCACAACAAGCTAGTTTACCTGTTTTAGCTAAAACAGCACTTGATTACTATGTGATCTATTATGATGAATACATCTTTAGCGAAGTTGAAATTTCAAATGACGGTATGCTGAAGTATACAGTTAATAGAAATGTTGATGTAGCTACAGATAGTTATATGAACATTATGTTTGGCGTTCGCGAATAA